In Thermotomaculum hydrothermale, a single genomic region encodes these proteins:
- a CDS encoding carbohydrate binding family 9 domain-containing protein: MSRSKFLCVFSLFFLFAINSFSFDFKIPFVEKANIKIDGKLNEREWENAYTVNDLTQQEPVPGGKTPYKTVVKAFCDKNNLYFAFVCYQPENTITIHTMLRDGNMRGDDYVALILDTFGDGKTGFMFQVNAAGTRRDGLISDPEYISTDWDGIWTAKSKIYKNKWIVEIKIPAVTLQFRKHHPFFNVEFYCFVAKDIITFRWVGTTLDAQPYDVKLTATMKGVDRLSQGKGISFSPYAVTKINKNYENGKHSTLQGEAGFDLRWNITPGIFAMLTVNTDFAETEVDTQQINLTRFPLFFPEKREFFLEGSNLFDFGVGLGHDFIPFYSRRIGLYEGNEVPIDYGVKVLGRQGKVSVAGLYVKTRDSYNLPGTDFFVSRLAYDITDNFKVGALLTDGDPDGVSDNTFTGVDAVWRTSNFLHKKKNFLIGGWWGDSSGDTTGDDTDGYGFKIDYPNDLIDANISYKKFGKDLNPALGFLPRPGTKQLSGGIAIQPRPKGRLGEFVRQFFFEFFGMQVRNVKGYIESWRIFTAPINLVTPAGYHFEFNYAPQYEYLTDDFEIAEGVVIPAGGYRFNRERIEINMPRSKSLQFGGRVWFGDFYNGRLNQWETYMQWSNTDGSIQLTVEAENDYGYLPEGNFIERLWQVKLIYAFNPDFVISSYTQYNYSSGEIGMNNRIRYTIEPGKDIFFVWNYNWQRFDGESLFNSRLTGNQIAVKIRWTWRK, encoded by the coding sequence GTGAGCAGGAGTAAATTTTTATGTGTTTTCTCTTTATTTTTTTTATTTGCTATTAACTCATTTTCATTTGATTTTAAAATTCCCTTTGTTGAAAAGGCAAATATTAAAATTGATGGGAAATTAAATGAGCGTGAGTGGGAGAATGCTTATACAGTCAATGACTTAACCCAGCAGGAGCCTGTCCCCGGAGGAAAAACCCCTTATAAAACAGTTGTAAAAGCATTTTGCGATAAAAATAACCTTTATTTTGCTTTTGTTTGCTATCAGCCAGAAAATACAATCACCATCCATACTATGCTAAGAGACGGAAATATGAGGGGAGACGACTATGTGGCTTTAATCCTGGATACTTTTGGCGACGGTAAAACAGGATTTATGTTTCAGGTAAATGCAGCAGGTACAAGGAGAGACGGGCTTATATCAGACCCTGAATATATTTCAACAGATTGGGATGGAATCTGGACGGCAAAGAGCAAGATTTATAAAAATAAATGGATTGTTGAAATAAAAATTCCTGCGGTAACTTTGCAGTTTAGAAAACACCATCCATTTTTCAATGTTGAATTTTATTGTTTTGTAGCAAAAGATATAATTACCTTCAGGTGGGTTGGAACAACCCTTGATGCTCAACCATACGATGTTAAACTTACCGCCACAATGAAAGGTGTTGATAGATTATCTCAGGGTAAGGGGATTTCCTTTTCTCCCTATGCAGTTACAAAGATAAACAAAAATTATGAAAATGGGAAACATTCAACATTGCAGGGAGAGGCGGGCTTTGACTTAAGATGGAATATAACCCCCGGTATTTTTGCAATGTTAACAGTGAACACTGATTTTGCTGAAACCGAAGTGGATACTCAACAGATAAACTTAACAAGATTCCCTCTATTTTTTCCTGAAAAGAGAGAGTTTTTTCTTGAAGGCTCAAATTTGTTTGATTTCGGCGTAGGATTAGGTCATGATTTTATCCCCTTTTATTCAAGGAGAATAGGGCTTTACGAAGGGAATGAGGTGCCTATTGATTACGGAGTAAAGGTTTTAGGCAGACAGGGCAAAGTAAGTGTTGCTGGTTTGTATGTTAAAACAAGGGATTCTTACAATTTGCCGGGTACCGATTTCTTTGTATCAAGACTTGCTTATGATATTACCGATAATTTCAAGGTAGGAGCTCTTTTAACTGATGGAGACCCTGACGGGGTAAGTGATAACACCTTCACAGGTGTTGATGCGGTCTGGCGAACTTCCAATTTCCTTCACAAAAAGAAAAATTTTCTTATAGGAGGATGGTGGGGGGATTCCTCTGGAGATACCACAGGAGACGACACCGACGGATACGGGTTTAAGATTGATTACCCCAACGATTTAATTGACGCAAACATTAGCTATAAAAAATTCGGTAAAGATTTAAACCCTGCATTAGGTTTCCTTCCAAGGCCAGGGACAAAGCAGTTAAGCGGGGGAATTGCTATTCAGCCAAGACCAAAGGGGAGGCTTGGCGAATTTGTAAGGCAGTTTTTCTTTGAATTTTTCGGAATGCAGGTTAGAAATGTAAAAGGCTACATTGAAAGCTGGAGAATTTTTACTGCTCCCATAAATCTGGTTACCCCTGCTGGTTACCACTTTGAGTTCAACTATGCCCCTCAATACGAATATTTAACTGATGATTTTGAGATTGCCGAAGGGGTTGTTATCCCGGCAGGAGGTTATCGGTTTAACAGGGAAAGGATTGAAATAAACATGCCACGCTCAAAATCACTTCAATTTGGTGGAAGAGTCTGGTTTGGTGATTTTTACAATGGAAGGTTGAACCAGTGGGAAACATACATGCAGTGGAGCAATACAGACGGTTCAATTCAACTTACAGTTGAAGCGGAAAATGATTACGGTTATTTGCCTGAGGGAAACTTTATTGAGAGATTGTGGCAGGTGAAACTAATTTATGCCTTCAACCCTGATTTTGTTATTTCAAGTTACACCCAGTACAATTATTCAAGTGGTGAAATTGGAATGAATAACAGGATAAGGTATACAATTGAGCCAGGAAAAGACATTTTCTTTGTATGGAATTACAACTGGCAGAGGTTTGACGGGGAGTCTCTTTTTAATTCAAGGCTTACCGGGAATCAGATTGCTGTAAAAATACGCTGGACATGGAGAAAATAA
- the tsaB gene encoding tRNA (adenosine(37)-N6)-threonylcarbamoyltransferase complex dimerization subunit type 1 TsaB — MNCLCFDTSGEKGCVAVIKDGKIAGSIVLSKIYGHNETLLPSAKILVDKLNIKPEEINIVGFVRGPGSFTGLRIGIATAYGINAANPNIELKGYTSLFLHARQFLKQGKDTLVLLDARKKQVYAALFKSNGEKFGYKNIYPNEIERLVLEAGVEDIVITGNGYLKYKEVIDESLKIQFSYEQSQECLAIPLAEEILNPLNFEKPSIEPLYIRKSDAEVNRDKKRK, encoded by the coding sequence ATGAATTGTCTCTGTTTTGATACTTCAGGTGAAAAAGGATGTGTTGCAGTAATAAAAGACGGGAAAATTGCAGGGAGTATAGTGCTTTCCAAAATTTACGGGCACAATGAAACCTTGCTTCCATCAGCAAAGATACTTGTTGACAAATTAAATATTAAACCTGAAGAAATAAATATTGTTGGATTTGTTAGAGGCCCTGGTTCTTTTACAGGCTTGAGAATAGGTATTGCAACCGCCTATGGAATAAATGCGGCAAATCCGAATATTGAGTTGAAAGGCTATACCTCGTTATTCCTTCATGCAAGACAGTTTTTAAAACAGGGCAAAGACACACTTGTTTTGCTTGATGCAAGAAAAAAGCAGGTTTATGCTGCATTGTTTAAAAGTAACGGAGAAAAATTCGGGTATAAGAATATTTATCCGAATGAAATTGAAAGACTTGTTTTAGAAGCAGGGGTTGAAGATATCGTAATAACCGGTAACGGCTATTTAAAGTATAAAGAAGTGATTGATGAAAGTTTAAAAATTCAATTTAGCTATGAACAATCTCAGGAATGCCTTGCAATACCCCTTGCAGAGGAGATATTAAATCCGTTAAATTTTGAAAAACCTTCAATTGAGCCATTGTATATCAGGAAATCAGATGCAGAAGTCAATAGAGATAAGAAAAGAAAATAG
- a CDS encoding lysine exporter LysO family protein produces MWWIFLFFIFGIISGLFSQNEKLLTISEKAVNIVVYFLLFLLGVSTGTNKKLISDFPSIGFEALLIAVFSLTGCFVFSSLWERFVCNRNDIKNEVNGNNKENKISITGSLYVAFSFVLGIFSGFFLNSDLDFLKKNDLITPTLYILLFFVGFSIGSDRNVLKNIKKIGKKALLFPLITVVGTLIGSLGIVLFKTNFSYFDAMAVGSGFGYYSLSSVIIAGLKGDRLATVALVANIIREVFTILFAPIIYSLFGRFALISSGGATSMDTTLPVIIRYSGKEFAIISVYHGIVLSVLVPFLVTFFCKI; encoded by the coding sequence ATGTGGTGGATTTTTCTATTTTTTATTTTCGGCATAATTTCTGGGCTATTTTCCCAAAATGAAAAACTATTAACAATTTCTGAAAAGGCTGTAAACATAGTTGTTTATTTTCTACTTTTTTTGTTAGGCGTTAGTACGGGAACAAATAAAAAATTAATATCAGATTTTCCATCAATTGGTTTTGAAGCTTTGCTTATTGCCGTTTTTTCATTAACAGGGTGTTTTGTTTTTTCTTCTCTATGGGAAAGATTTGTTTGCAACAGAAACGATATAAAAAATGAAGTAAATGGTAATAACAAAGAAAATAAAATCTCTATTACAGGAAGCCTCTATGTTGCGTTTTCTTTTGTTTTAGGGATTTTTTCAGGTTTTTTTCTGAATTCTGATTTAGATTTTTTAAAGAAAAATGATTTAATAACTCCCACATTGTACATTTTGCTTTTCTTTGTTGGTTTTTCAATAGGTTCAGACAGGAATGTTTTAAAAAATATTAAAAAAATAGGGAAAAAAGCACTTCTTTTCCCTTTAATAACTGTTGTCGGCACTTTAATCGGAAGTCTGGGGATAGTTTTATTTAAAACTAATTTTTCTTATTTTGATGCAATGGCTGTTGGCTCTGGCTTTGGATACTATTCTCTCTCAAGTGTTATTATTGCTGGATTAAAAGGTGATAGGTTGGCAACAGTTGCCCTTGTGGCAAATATTATAAGAGAAGTTTTTACCATCCTTTTTGCACCTATAATTTATTCACTATTTGGGAGGTTTGCATTAATTTCAAGCGGTGGTGCAACCTCAATGGATACCACTTTGCCTGTGATAATAAGATATTCCGGCAAAGAATTTGCCATTATTTCTGTTTACCATGGTATTGTTTTAAGTGTTCTTGTTCCCTTTTTAGTTACTTTTTTCTGTAAAATTTGA
- a CDS encoding two-component system sensor histidine kinase NtrB, which yields MIERRLINFYTSRLFTFLVFFLVIFIFNAFKEQQGKSILPVALAIVLYGVINFVYYRIKKLREKIVPILVLDAIFISLIVFFTGGVKSNFHILYLILIVFAGFYVETIHLYFLATVSVICFMLTVALTFFIHSNQFGLSSFYSISYPVAVYFVAIYAIALIITRINKRAKKLKYELIKKEKEIEKVTRLKNKIVDTITSGIITTDENLKINYINPQGENFLKKIYPDKKILGINLKELFPVHDFVDRLDFLDRYVVEIKDRLFGVSIVKLFSDNKFNGLLVVFQDLTEIKKMEKKAQFKDKMSELGELSASFAHEFRNSLASIKGAIQLLKEGKEMDTELIQVVENEINRLSNEINDFLRFARKDYQSPEYSYILPLIREIIEDFKTRLDKSIRFEYVEEIGEKTKVFFESVRLKKVFFNLLMNALKALEQAEEKKIVVRLYEKRQYIIFEVEDSGVGIKDIDKSKIFEPYYSGFSKGIGIGLALSKTFIDEMDGKIDFDSEEGKGSIFRVYLLKEGENGR from the coding sequence TTGATTGAAAGAAGATTAATTAACTTTTATACATCAAGGCTTTTTACTTTTCTTGTTTTTTTCCTGGTAATTTTTATTTTTAATGCATTTAAAGAACAGCAGGGAAAGAGTATTTTACCTGTAGCATTGGCTATTGTACTTTATGGAGTTATCAACTTTGTTTATTATAGAATTAAAAAATTAAGGGAAAAAATTGTTCCAATACTTGTTCTTGATGCAATCTTTATTTCATTAATTGTGTTTTTCACTGGCGGGGTAAAAAGTAATTTTCATATCCTTTATTTAATTCTTATTGTTTTTGCAGGATTTTATGTGGAAACAATTCACCTTTATTTTCTGGCAACTGTTTCGGTTATTTGTTTTATGCTAACTGTTGCTTTAACCTTTTTTATTCATTCAAATCAATTTGGATTATCCAGTTTTTACTCTATTTCTTATCCCGTTGCAGTTTATTTTGTGGCAATATATGCAATTGCTTTAATCATTACCAGGATAAACAAAAGAGCTAAAAAACTGAAGTATGAATTAATTAAAAAAGAGAAAGAGATTGAGAAAGTAACAAGGTTAAAAAATAAAATTGTTGATACAATTACAAGCGGAATTATAACTACTGACGAGAATTTAAAGATAAATTACATAAATCCTCAGGGGGAAAATTTTCTAAAAAAGATTTATCCCGATAAGAAGATTTTAGGCATTAATTTAAAAGAATTGTTCCCTGTTCATGATTTTGTTGATAGACTTGATTTTCTCGATAGATATGTGGTTGAAATAAAAGACAGACTATTTGGAGTCAGTATTGTTAAACTTTTTTCAGATAATAAGTTTAACGGATTGCTTGTGGTTTTCCAGGATTTAACCGAGATAAAAAAAATGGAAAAAAAGGCTCAGTTTAAAGACAAAATGAGTGAGTTAGGTGAACTTTCAGCCTCTTTTGCACATGAGTTTAGAAATTCCCTTGCATCTATAAAAGGTGCGATTCAACTGTTAAAAGAGGGTAAAGAGATGGATACAGAACTAATTCAAGTTGTTGAAAATGAAATAAACAGGTTGTCTAACGAGATAAATGATTTTTTGAGATTTGCAAGGAAGGATTATCAGAGTCCTGAGTATTCTTATATTCTCCCTCTTATAAGGGAAATTATTGAAGATTTTAAAACTCGGCTTGATAAGTCTATAAGGTTTGAATATGTTGAAGAAATAGGAGAAAAAACAAAAGTTTTCTTTGAATCAGTAAGGCTTAAAAAGGTTTTTTTTAATCTTTTAATGAATGCATTAAAAGCTCTTGAGCAAGCAGAGGAAAAGAAAATTGTTGTCAGATTATATGAAAAAAGACAATATATAATTTTTGAAGTGGAAGATAGTGGTGTTGGAATAAAGGACATAGACAAGTCAAAGATTTTTGAGCCTTATTACTCGGGGTTTTCCAAAGGAATTGGGATAGGGCTTGCACTTTCAAAGACTTTTATTGATGAGATGGATGGGAAAATTGATTTTGATTCTGAAGAGGGGAAAGGCTCTATTTTTAGAGTTTATCTATTAAAAGAGGGTGAAAATGGAAGGTAG
- a CDS encoding AAA family ATPase: MDKNVENKEKKIPAYLRYWGLKKNPFALAPDPDMMYMSRQHQECLLRLKFTVVSGKGGALLISENAGDGKTTLLKKFMETIKEDVGTEVKIAFLDHPTLSVNEMLAEIARQFGVEGIDVTNKISILNSMKQKLKELKDNGYKNVVIIDEGQMLANNPEMLQELRILMNLVHEGEFLLSFILSGQKPLEPAIRNMPEFWQRLPVRFFLRNLDYSDTKRLIQHRIKMAGGDASKIFSETAYKGIYNFSEGTPRVILSIADLALVIGHSMYSKKIDFAEISQAAGDMNKGGESYHYFKYLDDETVDKLEEEKIKCPFCNTFIDKDLVYCPNCNSLVNKDENQKMYKCDSCGMLNLEGQMFCSFCGNLLLKMCPQCGFHNPVGRKSCEGCGYIFGDNGGTKNMLKQFKNSIITNFSKYTDVSEVKHMFSNEEPLMLVKPKLTFKGFSPNFKYIDGGTKQIKNFHCSFILTTGGISFLGKKDSFYIPFHQIEKIETTVEKKPRFIVRIRNSEKRILFTLPFRDSQKSQLIIILNKYLSGLKEVL; the protein is encoded by the coding sequence ATGGATAAAAATGTAGAGAATAAAGAGAAAAAAATTCCGGCATATCTCAGGTATTGGGGGTTAAAGAAAAATCCCTTTGCACTTGCCCCAGATCCTGACATGATGTATATGAGCAGGCAGCATCAGGAATGCTTATTGCGCCTTAAATTTACTGTTGTATCTGGCAAGGGAGGAGCTCTCTTAATCTCTGAAAATGCAGGGGATGGGAAAACAACACTGTTGAAAAAGTTTATGGAAACCATAAAAGAGGATGTTGGAACCGAGGTTAAAATAGCCTTTTTAGACCATCCAACATTATCTGTAAATGAAATGCTTGCTGAAATTGCAAGGCAGTTTGGAGTTGAGGGAATTGATGTTACAAATAAGATAAGTATTTTAAACTCAATGAAACAAAAATTGAAAGAATTAAAAGATAACGGATACAAAAATGTTGTTATTATTGACGAAGGACAGATGCTTGCCAACAACCCTGAAATGCTTCAGGAGTTAAGGATTTTAATGAACCTTGTTCACGAGGGAGAGTTTCTTTTAAGCTTTATACTATCAGGCCAGAAGCCGCTTGAGCCTGCAATTAGGAATATGCCTGAATTCTGGCAAAGGCTTCCTGTAAGGTTTTTTTTGAGAAACCTTGATTACTCTGACACAAAAAGGCTAATTCAACACAGGATTAAAATGGCTGGTGGAGATGCAAGTAAAATATTTTCCGAAACCGCTTACAAGGGGATTTACAACTTTTCTGAAGGTACCCCAAGGGTAATTCTTTCTATTGCAGACCTTGCCCTTGTTATAGGCCATTCAATGTATTCTAAAAAGATTGATTTTGCGGAAATATCCCAGGCGGCAGGGGACATGAATAAGGGGGGAGAAAGTTATCACTACTTCAAATATCTTGACGATGAAACTGTGGATAAGCTTGAAGAGGAAAAAATAAAATGCCCATTCTGCAACACTTTTATTGATAAAGATTTAGTTTACTGTCCCAATTGCAATTCTCTTGTTAATAAAGATGAAAACCAGAAAATGTACAAGTGTGATAGTTGTGGAATGTTAAACCTTGAAGGCCAGATGTTTTGCTCTTTTTGTGGTAATCTTCTTTTAAAAATGTGTCCTCAATGCGGATTTCACAACCCTGTGGGAAGAAAATCCTGTGAAGGGTGTGGCTATATATTTGGTGATAATGGCGGGACAAAGAATATGCTAAAACAGTTTAAAAACAGTATAATTACAAACTTTTCTAAATATACAGATGTATCAGAAGTAAAGCATATGTTTTCAAACGAAGAGCCTTTAATGCTTGTTAAGCCTAAATTAACTTTTAAAGGCTTTTCTCCAAATTTTAAATACATTGATGGAGGAACAAAGCAAATAAAAAACTTTCACTGTTCTTTTATTCTTACAACCGGTGGGATTTCCTTTTTGGGGAAAAAAGATTCTTTTTACATTCCATTTCACCAGATTGAAAAGATAGAAACAACAGTTGAGAAAAAGCCAAGGTTTATTGTAAGAATCAGAAATTCAGAGAAACGGATATTATTTACTCTGCCGTTTAGAGACTCTCAAAAATCGCAGTTAATAATTATCTTGAATAAATACTTATCGGGATTAAAGGAGGTTTTATGA
- a CDS encoding 3'-5' exonuclease family protein has protein sequence MILVDTIYKLEKAKEKILNANVLGVDIETFDYKKKDFGTIRLVQVAVDDEVYVFDLLKVPLPDYLKEVFESKEKTKVFHFGFFDMSHLIKKYGCRFENTFCTLNGTKVLSCGLNVKYSLKNVAKMFLGEEIDKTEQQSDWGGELTESQIAYASKDASILLRLYRVQSEYIEKKKLRKIVNLENAIQRIDAFNFSERFFPESERVEKALKEIEENYFRGLNFKEIEKAKRIPQVLKEKREEYLFLTKLKEKGFYPQFRSRWNTNGFFYQRNYSEGIKDYFEGVKIVKFFNLELPAIHANARDFKSVELYSSEDFFNTRDFLLLKAIGLRDTDLMAEYSHLVNDFRDKIPGIIRWHKKMFSLLAERKPVRVASGKIIHTKNYLIEYKEGRDKEIRDREGFISFLVDATVSDFIKGFVALLEKSGARVLQVDSRKNCVEVLNCDNKTIENAIQKASNLFFKEKLFPHFYSIE, from the coding sequence ATGATTTTAGTCGATACCATTTACAAGCTTGAAAAGGCAAAAGAGAAAATCCTTAATGCCAATGTTTTAGGTGTTGATATAGAAACCTTTGACTACAAAAAAAAGGACTTTGGGACAATAAGGCTTGTTCAGGTTGCGGTTGATGATGAGGTTTATGTGTTTGATTTATTGAAGGTGCCATTACCTGATTATTTAAAAGAGGTTTTTGAATCTAAAGAAAAAACAAAGGTTTTTCACTTTGGCTTTTTTGATATGTCTCATTTGATAAAAAAGTATGGTTGCCGTTTTGAAAACACCTTTTGCACCTTAAACGGCACAAAGGTTTTAAGTTGCGGTCTTAATGTAAAGTATAGTTTAAAAAATGTTGCAAAAATGTTTTTAGGAGAAGAAATTGATAAAACAGAGCAACAAAGTGATTGGGGCGGAGAGTTAACAGAGTCTCAAATTGCCTATGCTTCAAAGGATGCTTCAATACTTTTAAGGCTATACAGGGTGCAATCAGAGTATATTGAGAAAAAAAAGTTAAGAAAAATAGTTAACCTTGAAAACGCTATTCAAAGGATAGATGCCTTCAATTTTTCAGAGAGGTTTTTCCCAGAAAGTGAAAGGGTTGAAAAAGCACTGAAGGAGATAGAAGAAAACTATTTCAGAGGATTAAATTTTAAAGAGATTGAAAAGGCAAAGAGAATTCCGCAGGTGTTAAAGGAAAAGAGGGAAGAGTACCTTTTTCTAACTAAATTAAAAGAAAAAGGATTTTACCCTCAATTCAGGTCAAGGTGGAATACAAACGGTTTTTTTTACCAGAGAAATTACAGTGAAGGGATAAAAGACTACTTTGAGGGGGTGAAAATAGTAAAATTTTTTAACCTTGAATTGCCTGCTATCCATGCTAATGCAAGGGATTTTAAAAGTGTAGAGCTTTATTCAAGTGAAGATTTTTTCAATACGAGAGATTTTTTGCTTTTAAAGGCGATAGGATTGAGGGACACTGATTTAATGGCTGAATACTCCCATCTTGTAAACGACTTCAGGGATAAAATCCCGGGAATTATAAGGTGGCACAAAAAAATGTTTTCTTTACTTGCGGAGAGAAAGCCTGTTAGGGTAGCAAGCGGAAAGATAATACATACCAAAAATTACCTCATAGAATATAAAGAAGGAAGAGACAAAGAGATTAGGGATAGAGAGGGTTTTATCTCTTTTCTCGTTGACGCAACTGTTTCAGATTTTATAAAAGGGTTTGTGGCATTGCTGGAAAAATCGGGGGCAAGGGTTTTGCAGGTTGATTCAAGGAAAAATTGTGTTGAGGTTTTGAATTGTGATAATAAAACTATTGAAAATGCTATTCAGAAGGCTTCAAATTTGTTTTTCAAAGAAAAACTATTTCCCCACTTTTACTCTATTGAATAA
- a CDS encoding sigma-54-dependent transcriptional regulator, with the protein MEGRILVVEDEHNLLLVVKRALSNLNCEVETATNASIAQEYVLKKDFDLIICDIKLPGMSGIEFLKWVRDKGIDSEFIIMTAFATTDTAIEALRMGACDYLIKPFSIDELRLIVKRTLDVRRLKKENILLKTQVFQDVKEIGLIGESEKIKKVVNLVKKVAPTDATVLITGESGVGKELVAKAIHLNSLRKDNKFLSLNCAALPETLLESELFGYEKGAFTGAEKDKPGLFEMANKGTLFLDEIGEMPLQMQAKLLRVLQDFKIRRLGGREDISVDVRIICATNRDIEKEVKEGKFREDLYYRINVFHIPIPPLRERRSDIPILLNYFVDKFSRKLGIKKPNVSKEFLNYLENYHFPGNVRELENIVERALTIMEGDTLLPSHLPEKILTSQNFVQEKFEVPEEGVDIEKILDGIRLQYMEEAMKKTGGKMKDAAKLLNMSFRSFRYYYHKLKKD; encoded by the coding sequence ATGGAAGGTAGAATCCTTGTAGTTGAAGACGAACATAATTTACTTCTTGTGGTGAAAAGAGCTCTTTCAAATTTAAATTGTGAGGTTGAGACAGCAACAAACGCGTCAATTGCTCAGGAATATGTTTTAAAGAAAGATTTTGACCTGATAATTTGTGATATAAAGCTTCCGGGAATGAGTGGGATTGAATTTCTTAAATGGGTTAGGGACAAGGGGATTGACTCGGAGTTTATAATTATGACTGCTTTTGCCACAACAGACACGGCAATTGAAGCGTTGAGGATGGGAGCTTGCGATTACCTGATTAAACCATTTAGCATTGACGAATTGAGGCTAATTGTTAAACGAACCCTTGATGTTAGAAGATTAAAAAAAGAAAACATACTGCTTAAAACTCAGGTTTTTCAGGATGTTAAAGAGATTGGATTAATCGGGGAAAGCGAAAAAATAAAAAAGGTAGTTAATCTTGTAAAAAAGGTTGCCCCTACAGATGCCACTGTTTTGATAACAGGAGAAAGCGGGGTGGGGAAAGAGCTTGTTGCAAAAGCAATTCATTTAAACAGTTTAAGAAAAGACAATAAATTTCTTTCTTTAAACTGTGCAGCCCTGCCTGAAACATTACTTGAATCTGAATTGTTTGGCTATGAAAAAGGGGCATTTACAGGGGCTGAAAAAGATAAACCGGGATTGTTTGAAATGGCTAATAAAGGTACTTTGTTTTTAGATGAAATAGGGGAAATGCCTTTACAGATGCAGGCGAAGCTTTTAAGGGTTTTACAAGATTTCAAGATAAGACGGTTAGGTGGTAGAGAGGATATTAGTGTAGATGTAAGAATAATTTGCGCTACAAACAGGGATATTGAAAAAGAAGTAAAAGAGGGAAAATTTAGAGAGGACCTGTATTACAGGATAAATGTTTTTCATATTCCAATTCCACCATTAAGGGAGAGGAGGAGTGATATTCCTATCCTTTTAAATTATTTTGTGGATAAATTTTCCAGAAAGTTAGGGATAAAAAAGCCTAATGTTTCAAAAGAATTTTTAAATTATCTTGAAAATTACCATTTTCCGGGGAATGTGAGGGAATTAGAAAACATTGTTGAAAGGGCTTTAACAATAATGGAAGGGGATACCTTACTTCCATCGCACTTGCCGGAAAAGATTTTAACCTCTCAAAATTTTGTGCAGGAAAAGTTTGAAGTCCCTGAAGAAGGAGTTGATATTGAAAAAATCCTTGACGGTATAAGGCTTCAATACATGGAAGAGGCAATGAAAAAAACCGGTGGGAAAATGAAAGATGCTGCAAAGCTTTTAAATATGAGTTTTCGTTCTTTTAGATATTATTATCATAAATTGAAAAAAGATTAA
- the rimI gene encoding ribosomal protein S18-alanine N-acetyltransferase has product MQKSIEIRKENSISQQQLKEIMEIERASFKCPWSESMFLSYGQKFILAYYQNKIVGYICFSTVLDECHILNVAVHPDFRKNGIAQKMIDALFEEREKSGIKFYYLEVRVNNIPAINFYKKNGFKELGLRKKYYQDGTDAFVMVR; this is encoded by the coding sequence ATGCAGAAGTCAATAGAGATAAGAAAAGAAAATAGCATTTCGCAGCAGCAATTGAAGGAAATTATGGAGATTGAAAGGGCAAGTTTCAAATGCCCCTGGTCTGAATCAATGTTTTTGTCATATGGCCAGAAGTTTATCCTTGCTTATTATCAAAACAAGATAGTAGGCTATATCTGTTTTTCCACAGTTCTTGACGAATGCCATATTTTAAATGTTGCTGTGCACCCTGATTTTAGAAAAAATGGTATTGCTCAAAAAATGATTGACGCACTTTTTGAAGAGAGAGAAAAATCAGGGATAAAATTCTATTACCTTGAAGTGAGAGTAAACAATATCCCAGCAATTAACTTTTACAAAAAAAATGGATTTAAAGAATTAGGATTAAGAAAAAAATACTATCAGGACGGCACTGATGCTTTTGTTATGGTGAGATAG